A genomic stretch from Leishmania donovani BPK282A1 complete genome, chromosome 36 includes:
- a CDS encoding ADP ribosylation factor 3, putative — MGILDFLMRIRPTSRPAGILILGLDNAGKTSILRQLSDEDISHVASTQGFQIKKLVTGGIKINVWDMGGQRAARYYWRQYFKEADVVIYVIDAADPRRIREARRELEHLLEEEKVAGVPMLVFANKQDLLGAMSVEEVSVALNLTDLRDRRWHIQACSAKTGEGLDEGISWAVKQVKK; from the coding sequence ATGGGCATCTTAGACTTCTTGATGCGGATCCGCCCCACCAGTAGACCGGCGGGTATTTTGATTCTAGGTCTCGACAACGCTGGCAAGACAAGCAtcctgcgccagctcagTGACGAGGATATCTCGCACGTCGCGTCCACGCAGGGATTTCAGATTAAGAAGCTTGTTACCGGCGGAATCAAGATCAACGTTTGGGATATGGGAGGccagcgcgcggcgcgctACTACTGGCGACAGTACTTCAAAGAGGCGGACGTCGTCATCTACGTCATCGATGCGGCTGATCCTCGGCGCATCCGCGAGGCACGCCGTGAGCTGGAACACCTCctggaggaagagaaggtggCAGGGGTGCCAATGCTGGTCTTCGCGAACAAGCAGGATTTGCTGGGTGCGATGTCGGTAGAAGAGGTCTCCGTAGCACTCAACCTGACAGATTTGCGAGACCGACGCTGGCACATTCAGGCGTGCTCAGCCAAAACAGGCGAGGGGCTGGATGAGGGCATCAGCTGGGCCGTGAAGCAGGTGAAGAAGTGA